A DNA window from Sporosarcina sp. ANT_H38 contains the following coding sequences:
- a CDS encoding b(o/a)3-type cytochrome-c oxidase subunit 1, whose amino-acid sequence MTKVQLPLSKKESSLYMAYMWVTYISLLIGGLMGLLQTFVRSGKFKLPFNIDYYTLLTVHGVILGLVLTTFFIIGFQFSLMGKTVGISDKQLKVAWLAFWVMVIGTIMAATTILVGEASVLYTFYAPLRAHPAFYIGLALVIIGSWIAAFVNFHQLYVWKKAHKGEKSPLPAFMVIINMLMWFIATIGVATSVLVMFIPWSLGYTETINVLLSRTLFWYFGHPLVYFWLLPAYMAWYVVIPKIIGGKLFSDSLARMAFILLLLFSIPVGFHHQLTEPGIDPTWKFIQVVLTFMVVVPSLMTAFSIFASFEVTGRRKGYKSLFGWFKKLPWKDVRFLAPFIGMAAFIPGGAGGIVNASHQMNALVHNTIWVTGHFHLTAATTVILTFFGITYWLVPHLTGRRLTPRLNRLGIIQTFIWTFGMTIMSGAMHIQGLLGGPRRSSFSEYAGGEQVATWINYQIAQAVGGTILFIGILLMVYIFIQLTFFAPRGVQEYPIAVEEDNAEPTPKILENWYLWIGITIALILFAYTIPVIDIMKHSPPGSPPFDWLIGR is encoded by the coding sequence ATGACTAAAGTTCAATTACCGCTTTCTAAAAAAGAATCCAGCTTATATATGGCATACATGTGGGTTACTTACATCTCCCTTTTAATTGGAGGTCTGATGGGTCTATTACAGACATTTGTACGCTCCGGCAAATTCAAATTGCCGTTCAATATCGACTATTATACACTCTTGACCGTTCACGGCGTAATCCTTGGCCTTGTCTTAACTACCTTCTTCATTATCGGCTTCCAATTCTCTCTCATGGGGAAAACAGTCGGAATTTCGGATAAACAGTTGAAAGTCGCATGGCTAGCATTCTGGGTCATGGTGATTGGAACTATAATGGCTGCTACTACGATTCTTGTTGGTGAAGCATCCGTATTGTATACGTTCTACGCACCACTTCGGGCTCATCCGGCATTCTATATCGGTTTAGCGCTCGTTATTATCGGTAGCTGGATTGCTGCATTCGTCAACTTCCATCAGCTTTATGTATGGAAAAAAGCACATAAAGGTGAAAAATCACCATTACCAGCATTCATGGTTATTATTAATATGCTTATGTGGTTCATCGCAACAATTGGCGTAGCAACATCTGTCCTAGTTATGTTCATCCCTTGGTCACTCGGCTACACAGAAACAATCAACGTGTTACTAAGCCGTACGCTATTTTGGTATTTCGGGCATCCACTCGTTTATTTCTGGTTACTTCCAGCTTATATGGCATGGTATGTCGTCATTCCTAAGATTATCGGCGGAAAGCTATTCAGTGATTCACTTGCTAGAATGGCCTTCATCCTATTGCTATTGTTTTCAATTCCGGTCGGGTTCCATCACCAGTTGACAGAACCGGGTATTGACCCTACTTGGAAATTCATTCAAGTTGTTCTGACTTTCATGGTTGTTGTTCCATCATTGATGACAGCGTTCTCGATTTTCGCTTCATTTGAAGTAACAGGCCGACGAAAAGGCTATAAGAGCTTATTTGGCTGGTTCAAGAAGCTCCCATGGAAAGATGTACGATTCCTAGCACCATTCATTGGGATGGCTGCATTCATTCCAGGTGGCGCAGGCGGCATTGTAAACGCATCTCACCAAATGAATGCGCTTGTTCATAATACAATTTGGGTTACAGGTCACTTCCATTTAACTGCTGCAACAACAGTCATTCTGACATTTTTCGGGATTACGTATTGGCTTGTTCCTCATTTGACTGGCCGAAGACTGACTCCACGGTTGAACAGACTCGGAATCATCCAGACTTTTATTTGGACATTCGGTATGACAATTATGTCAGGTGCTATGCATATCCAAGGATTACTAGGCGGCCCCCGTCGTTCTAGCTTCTCCGAATATGCAGGCGGAGAACAAGTTGCCACATGGATCAATTACCAGATTGCGCAAGCAGTCGGCGGAACAATTCTATTCATCGGTATTCTATTGATGGTCTATATTTTCATCCAGCTTACATTCTTCGCACCACGCGGCGTTCAAGAATATCCGATTGCCGTAGAAGAAGATAATGCAGAGCCTACTCCCAAAATTCTCGAAAACTGGTATTTGTGGATCG